The following proteins are co-located in the Streptomyces sp. NBC_00435 genome:
- a CDS encoding FtsK/SpoIIIE domain-containing protein — protein sequence MTDNVVPLFKDPSTDTDTLTAASPTPAPVAADVVRPVRMWKRTARGVRAAVTSEQTRTAARLVARHGMYVVGGTRITAKRTWDGRTASRYERMIRAAEAGGNFEEAKEWEDRLQRFRTGRHHRRMDLLRSAPDLAKSAAVGTGLSVGGLLLLGIVLAIANKDISWVLAPIGTVIEAIRMIVVVATVVWGPALVAGPWLALLALWGVGRRQQTAPQWMLPARQRDDAGAPITPSIVVTALRDLGIAPLRGAIKDMGDAGAAMLGPIRIAGCGVEVDVTLPSGVSTAEIQGRRRKLAENLARHEHEVFITLPAAARTVRLWIADSGALDEPIGPSPLVTDVTTTANYKSGKAPWGQDLRGDAAALSVYQRHLLITGLSNQGKTASLRALALWLAKDRTVEFRIADLKGVGDWGMFDGLATTLIQGPTDEHVIEATEMLEGLVAEMERRIQAPPGTVFTPLVGIVDEAQVAFMCPAVGDDKRPYGGSKATSRYFMAVRKIHNQGRAVDVTLWEGTQDPTDQNLPKLVREGAHTRISLVLGTESQARMALGDKAIDGGAAPHLLRQGLDKGTVVVASDGISVPAGQASITVRTHFIDTEQAAEIAEQAKALRDGITTAHSIDHGPALDPLADILTVLGTDSRVLTQDVLKRLAALNEKAYGGWSFLDLKRVLDGTGADPYKSEGRMSISRERLTRVLANRPDAGSASAAE from the coding sequence ATGACCGACAACGTCGTTCCCCTGTTCAAAGACCCCTCGACCGACACCGACACGCTTACCGCGGCTTCCCCCACCCCGGCCCCCGTCGCCGCTGACGTGGTGCGGCCGGTTCGGATGTGGAAGCGCACGGCGCGCGGTGTGCGTGCGGCCGTCACGAGCGAGCAGACCCGCACCGCCGCTCGGCTGGTCGCCCGCCACGGCATGTACGTGGTCGGGGGCACGAGGATCACGGCGAAGCGGACGTGGGACGGACGGACCGCGTCCCGGTACGAGCGGATGATCCGCGCCGCTGAAGCGGGCGGGAACTTCGAGGAGGCCAAGGAGTGGGAGGACCGGCTGCAGCGCTTCCGTACGGGCCGCCACCACCGGCGCATGGACCTGCTTCGCTCCGCCCCCGACCTCGCCAAAAGCGCAGCCGTCGGCACCGGCCTCAGCGTCGGCGGCCTCCTGCTGCTCGGCATCGTGCTGGCCATAGCCAACAAGGACATCTCGTGGGTGCTCGCCCCGATCGGCACGGTGATCGAAGCGATCCGCATGATCGTGGTCGTGGCCACCGTCGTTTGGGGTCCCGCGCTGGTTGCCGGGCCCTGGTTGGCCTTGCTGGCTCTGTGGGGCGTCGGACGTCGACAGCAGACCGCACCGCAGTGGATGCTCCCCGCCCGGCAGCGTGACGACGCCGGAGCGCCCATCACCCCGTCCATCGTCGTGACTGCCCTGCGTGACCTTGGTATCGCTCCGCTGAGGGGTGCGATCAAGGACATGGGGGATGCCGGGGCCGCGATGCTCGGCCCGATCCGGATCGCCGGATGCGGCGTCGAAGTCGACGTCACCCTCCCCTCCGGCGTCTCCACCGCCGAAATCCAGGGACGTCGGCGCAAGCTCGCCGAGAACCTCGCCCGCCACGAGCACGAGGTCTTCATCACCTTGCCGGCCGCCGCTCGCACGGTCCGGCTGTGGATCGCCGACTCCGGCGCACTGGACGAGCCGATCGGCCCCTCCCCACTGGTCACCGACGTGACGACGACCGCGAACTACAAGTCGGGCAAGGCTCCGTGGGGTCAGGATCTGCGCGGAGATGCGGCGGCCCTGAGCGTCTACCAGCGCCACCTGCTCATCACGGGCCTGTCGAACCAGGGCAAGACCGCTTCCCTGCGCGCGCTGGCCCTGTGGCTCGCCAAGGACCGCACGGTCGAGTTCCGGATCGCCGACCTGAAGGGTGTGGGGGACTGGGGCATGTTCGACGGGCTGGCCACCACCCTGATCCAGGGGCCGACCGATGAGCACGTCATCGAAGCCACCGAGATGCTCGAAGGGCTGGTCGCGGAGATGGAGCGCCGGATCCAGGCCCCGCCCGGAACCGTGTTCACCCCGCTCGTCGGCATCGTGGACGAAGCGCAGGTCGCGTTCATGTGCCCGGCCGTCGGGGACGACAAGCGCCCGTACGGCGGGTCTAAGGCCACCTCCCGCTACTTCATGGCCGTCCGGAAGATCCACAACCAGGGCCGCGCCGTGGACGTGACCCTGTGGGAAGGCACGCAGGACCCCACCGACCAGAACCTCCCCAAGCTCGTCCGCGAAGGCGCCCACACCCGCATCTCCCTCGTCCTGGGCACCGAGTCGCAGGCTCGCATGGCCCTGGGAGACAAGGCCATCGACGGTGGGGCTGCACCGCACCTGCTGCGCCAGGGCCTCGACAAGGGCACCGTCGTGGTCGCCTCGGACGGCATCTCCGTCCCGGCCGGTCAGGCGTCCATCACGGTCCGCACCCACTTCATCGACACCGAGCAGGCCGCCGAGATCGCTGAGCAGGCCAAGGCCCTGCGCGACGGCATCACCACCGCCCACAGCATCGACCACGGACCGGCCCTCGACCCGCTCGCGGACATCCTGACTGTGCTCGGCACGGACTCGCGCGTCCTCACGCAGGACGTCCTCAAGCGGCTGGCCGCGCTGAACGAGAAGGCGTACGGGGGCTGGTCGTTCCTCGACCTCAAGCGCGTCCTCGACGGCACCGGAGCCGACCCGTACAAGTCGGAGGGCCGCATGTCCATCAGCCGCGAACGCCTCACCCGCGTCCTCGCCAACCGCCCCGACGCCGGTTCCGCTTCCGCCGCCGAGTAG
- a CDS encoding tyrosine-type recombinase/integrase codes for MAGHIQDRWYKNEVGPDGKTRRVKTDRYGTGMRYRARYVGPDGTEQSQSFADRQKTKAEKWLTRIQADMDSGQFFDPKAGRITFREYAEKWLGGLTTDVVSQEAVKRRIRLHAVPHLGTRPMGSFQPEHVRTWLSDLTTSLPNATYRRAIYDSVSSLFNAAKDDGVIRSNPCHAQSVKAPEPAPRLVQPWSEKRVLAVRAGLPDRFAAMVDIGGGCGLRQGEIFGLERDNIDTATGWLNVRQQVKRVGGKLVFAPPKRGKLRDVPLSPVTAAALSAHMTRFQPIEVKLPWKTPDGPLVARQLVFTSTVGHAIWRSYFDDHVWKSALASAGVIRPKERGKRYAAAPDDGMHALRHFYASMLLDSGESIKALSVYLGHSDPGFTLRIYTHLMPSSEQRTRAAVAAVFGGPQSGSEAA; via the coding sequence GTGGCAGGCCACATCCAAGACCGCTGGTACAAGAACGAAGTCGGGCCCGACGGCAAGACCCGCCGGGTCAAGACCGACCGCTACGGCACCGGCATGCGCTACCGAGCCCGGTATGTCGGCCCCGACGGCACCGAGCAGTCACAGAGCTTCGCGGACCGGCAGAAGACCAAGGCCGAGAAGTGGCTGACCCGAATTCAGGCCGACATGGACTCGGGGCAGTTCTTCGACCCGAAGGCCGGCCGGATCACGTTCCGCGAGTACGCCGAGAAGTGGCTCGGTGGCCTGACGACCGACGTCGTCAGCCAGGAGGCGGTGAAGAGGCGGATTCGCCTTCACGCCGTTCCCCACCTGGGCACTCGCCCCATGGGATCTTTCCAGCCGGAGCACGTGCGCACGTGGCTGAGCGACCTCACGACGTCCCTGCCCAACGCGACGTACCGACGCGCGATCTATGACTCGGTGTCCTCCTTGTTCAACGCGGCCAAGGACGACGGAGTGATCCGTTCAAACCCCTGTCACGCGCAGTCGGTCAAGGCCCCGGAACCTGCGCCACGGCTGGTCCAGCCGTGGTCGGAGAAGCGCGTGCTGGCCGTCCGCGCCGGGCTTCCCGATCGCTTCGCTGCCATGGTCGACATCGGTGGCGGTTGTGGTCTTCGTCAGGGCGAGATCTTCGGTCTGGAGCGAGACAACATCGACACGGCGACGGGGTGGCTCAACGTCCGGCAGCAGGTGAAGCGGGTCGGGGGAAAGCTCGTGTTCGCACCGCCGAAGCGGGGCAAGCTCCGCGACGTGCCGTTGAGCCCCGTCACCGCTGCGGCGCTGAGCGCCCACATGACGCGCTTCCAACCGATCGAGGTGAAGTTGCCTTGGAAGACCCCTGACGGGCCGCTGGTGGCCCGTCAGCTCGTCTTCACGAGCACAGTCGGCCACGCCATCTGGCGAAGCTACTTCGATGACCACGTGTGGAAGAGCGCCTTGGCGTCCGCCGGCGTCATCAGGCCGAAGGAGCGGGGCAAGCGGTACGCTGCGGCACCGGACGACGGCATGCATGCCCTGAGGCACTTCTACGCGTCCATGCTCCTGGACAGCGGCGAGAGCATCAAAGCGCTGAGCGTGTACCTGGGGCACTCGGACCCCGGCTTCACCCTCCGGATCTATACGCACCTCATGCCGAGCAGCGAGCAGCGGACACGGGCGGCGGTCGCGGCGGTGTTCGGCGGCCCCCAAAGCGGCTCTGAAGCGGCCTGA
- a CDS encoding thioester domain-containing protein, translating to MSIAVPASSAPAPAPAPALPRVADPGRAAPAAAVRGSARRPIAGALLAAALAAAPGTVAAAAGPTASRAPEGASAVLDGLKTYGQAVLRGADGSARQIPAGLYEMRVDGGGMLQTYGVGITGNAQPQARYTESGWSGTPLGGNAEAGRIRWVLEHSYPQLNDLAGLAKAAGAAALTAESAAAGTQVAIWRLAEGVRVEAVDPQAEKLADYLQRAAARLPEPPASLAVEPGEVSGALGTRIGPVTVRTGAHSVSVTPDAAALAMGVRVVDAEGRPVTVAANGGQLFFEVPEGTPDGSAGIVLRGSTRVPVGRVFTSGVPAQVQIVAGSSESAAVATATGRWPRVPAAQPVDAAAPGTGVTTLGALSAAAPAAGPDTAEARLASSGSSAATPVIASLAVGLVVLGGLVVLLLRKRPLEDTPTPNQGHTPE from the coding sequence GTGTCGATTGCCGTTCCCGCATCCTCCGCTCCTGCTCCCGCTCCCGCGCCTGCTCTTCCGCGGGTCGCCGACCCCGGGCGGGCCGCGCCCGCCGCGGCCGTACGGGGCTCCGCGCGGCGGCCGATCGCGGGGGCGCTGCTCGCCGCCGCGCTGGCCGCGGCGCCGGGCACGGTGGCCGCCGCCGCCGGTCCGACGGCCTCCCGGGCACCGGAGGGCGCGAGCGCCGTGCTGGACGGGCTGAAGACGTACGGGCAGGCCGTCCTGCGCGGCGCGGACGGCTCCGCGCGGCAGATCCCGGCCGGGCTGTACGAGATGCGGGTCGACGGCGGCGGCATGCTCCAGACGTACGGAGTCGGCATCACGGGCAACGCGCAGCCCCAGGCCCGGTACACCGAGAGCGGGTGGAGCGGTACGCCGCTCGGCGGGAACGCCGAGGCGGGCCGGATCCGCTGGGTCCTGGAGCACTCCTACCCCCAGCTGAACGACCTGGCCGGGCTCGCCAAGGCGGCCGGAGCCGCCGCGCTCACCGCGGAGAGCGCGGCGGCCGGGACCCAGGTGGCGATCTGGCGGCTGGCCGAGGGCGTGCGGGTGGAGGCCGTCGACCCGCAGGCCGAGAAGCTGGCCGACTACCTCCAGCGGGCGGCGGCCCGGCTGCCGGAGCCGCCGGCCTCCCTGGCGGTGGAGCCCGGCGAGGTGTCGGGGGCGCTGGGCACCCGGATCGGGCCGGTCACCGTACGGACGGGAGCGCACAGCGTGAGCGTCACCCCGGACGCGGCGGCCTTGGCCATGGGGGTGCGGGTGGTGGATGCCGAGGGGCGGCCGGTCACGGTCGCCGCCAACGGCGGCCAGCTGTTCTTCGAGGTGCCGGAGGGGACGCCGGACGGCAGCGCCGGGATCGTCCTGCGCGGGTCCACCCGGGTACCGGTGGGGCGGGTCTTCACCAGCGGGGTCCCGGCGCAGGTCCAGATCGTGGCCGGCTCCAGCGAGTCCGCCGCGGTGGCGACGGCGACCGGCAGGTGGCCGCGGGTCCCGGCCGCCCAGCCGGTCGACGCCGCGGCCCCGGGCACGGGGGTGACGACGCTGGGCGCACTGTCGGCGGCGGCCCCCGCGGCGGGTCCGGACACCGCGGAGGCGCGGCTGGCCTCGAGCGGGAGCTCGGCGGCCACCCCCGTGATCGCCTCCCTGGCGGTGGGCCTGGTCGTCCTGGGCGGCCTGGTCGTCCTCCTCCTGCGCAAGCGCCCCCTGGAGGACACCCCCACCCCGAACCAGGGCCACACCCCGGAGTAA
- a CDS encoding single-stranded DNA-binding protein, with product MNDTQVTLVGYVATQIDYKDTPTGPAARFRFAVTPRYYDRKKEAWADAPTSFYTVWARRGLAVNLAGSVSVGEPLVVHGRLRVREDPPDGEGNRWFSADIEATAIGHDLNRGTAAFRRVVRTDVPLMGTQKAAVV from the coding sequence ATGAACGACACCCAGGTGACGCTGGTGGGTTACGTGGCCACCCAGATCGACTACAAGGACACGCCGACCGGCCCTGCGGCCCGCTTCCGCTTCGCGGTCACCCCCAGGTACTACGACCGGAAGAAGGAGGCCTGGGCGGACGCGCCCACCAGCTTCTACACGGTGTGGGCCCGGCGCGGACTCGCCGTGAACCTCGCCGGCTCCGTTTCCGTCGGCGAACCACTGGTGGTCCACGGGCGGCTGAGGGTGCGCGAGGATCCGCCCGACGGGGAGGGGAACCGCTGGTTCTCGGCGGACATCGAGGCGACCGCCATCGGTCACGACCTGAACCGTGGTACGGCGGCCTTCAGGCGGGTCGTCAGGACGGATGTCCCGCTGATGGGCACTCAGAAGGCAGCGGTGGTCTGA
- a CDS encoding DUF6251 family protein has translation MQSLPEPVPTRQPDVVCLANGTYVYADPAALPAAYAGPQVVHQHIHQAAPDRTVQRIALGSGVGAGAVAAGVYFGPLLIAALTAIAANIAFLAFLALVLGWAIHTVVKSVGSPDGTQAVKNVRKARRRRG, from the coding sequence ATGCAGTCCCTGCCCGAACCCGTACCCACCCGTCAGCCCGACGTCGTCTGCCTGGCTAACGGCACCTACGTCTACGCCGACCCGGCCGCACTGCCAGCCGCATACGCCGGGCCGCAGGTCGTCCACCAGCACATCCACCAGGCAGCCCCGGACCGCACCGTCCAGCGCATCGCCCTCGGCTCCGGAGTCGGCGCCGGAGCGGTCGCGGCCGGCGTGTACTTCGGTCCGCTCCTGATCGCCGCCCTGACCGCGATCGCCGCGAACATCGCCTTCCTCGCGTTCCTCGCGCTGGTCCTCGGCTGGGCCATCCACACGGTCGTGAAGTCGGTCGGCAGCCCGGACGGGACGCAGGCCGTGAAGAACGTACGCAAGGCCCGCCGCCGGCGCGGCTGA
- a CDS encoding ATP-binding protein, with protein MPEDEKNPARQIITDYARAHFRYFRTTEGTVYAQKNGHPVARPIRSQGTTGSHRQELMVGLFHDGHGVFNGTALKEALDLIEALALSQDVQATHIRVAPGFDGATWLDLGRDDGQSVRIHPTGWDILTPDPREVCWRRTQLTGELPLPAKDTDGKGIDALLRLTNFANAESECLAIAWLIGCLEPVVPVPAPFLTGPQGAGKSTAGRMLVRVIEGMTGDLRRAPKDEENLITAVAAGWVTALDNLSHLPPDLSDLMCCIVTGAESIKRALFTDGDVVRSRYRRPMLLTGIDVGVIRPDLAERLLPLRLVRPQVRRTEAELWAEYAPALPVILGSLLDLTVKVRATTAGIPSDLRMADFAHLCAQLDAATGLSSLTAYRGSLDDLNDDVIEGDLLAQTVLKYAAALDAGAEEQRTSTEWLHALTQLYTGDDFRPLPKGWPTTGKVFSDRLKRLQPTLAARGVLVDWGRTKTARYIEMTRPASTSPDVQQAAF; from the coding sequence GTGCCCGAGGACGAGAAGAACCCGGCCCGGCAGATCATCACCGACTACGCACGGGCCCACTTCCGGTACTTCCGTACCACCGAAGGCACCGTCTACGCCCAGAAGAACGGCCACCCCGTCGCCCGCCCGATCCGCTCCCAGGGCACGACCGGCAGCCACCGGCAGGAACTCATGGTCGGCCTGTTCCACGACGGCCACGGCGTGTTCAACGGCACCGCCCTCAAGGAGGCACTCGACTTGATCGAAGCACTCGCACTCAGCCAGGACGTCCAGGCCACCCACATCCGAGTGGCGCCCGGTTTCGATGGCGCGACCTGGCTCGACCTGGGCCGCGACGACGGCCAGTCCGTCCGTATCCACCCCACGGGCTGGGACATCCTCACCCCCGACCCGCGAGAGGTGTGCTGGCGCCGCACCCAGCTCACGGGCGAACTCCCCCTGCCCGCGAAGGACACCGACGGCAAGGGGATTGACGCTCTGTTGCGGCTGACGAACTTCGCCAACGCCGAAAGCGAGTGCCTGGCCATCGCATGGCTGATCGGTTGCCTGGAACCGGTCGTGCCTGTCCCCGCCCCGTTCCTCACCGGCCCCCAGGGCGCCGGGAAGTCCACGGCCGGCCGGATGCTGGTACGGGTCATCGAGGGCATGACCGGCGACCTGCGGCGCGCGCCGAAGGACGAGGAGAACCTGATTACCGCCGTGGCCGCCGGGTGGGTCACGGCCCTGGATAACCTCTCCCACTTGCCCCCGGACCTGTCCGACCTCATGTGCTGCATCGTGACCGGCGCCGAGAGCATCAAGCGTGCTCTGTTCACCGACGGGGACGTCGTGCGCTCCCGCTATCGCCGCCCCATGCTCCTGACCGGGATCGACGTCGGCGTGATCCGGCCCGACCTCGCTGAACGTCTCCTGCCGCTGCGACTGGTCCGCCCCCAGGTGCGCCGCACGGAAGCGGAGCTGTGGGCCGAGTACGCCCCCGCTCTGCCCGTCATCCTCGGATCCCTCCTCGACCTCACCGTGAAGGTGCGGGCCACAACGGCTGGCATTCCCTCCGACCTCCGCATGGCCGACTTCGCCCACCTGTGCGCCCAGCTCGACGCGGCGACCGGCCTGAGCTCGCTGACCGCCTACCGGGGCAGCCTCGACGACCTCAACGACGACGTCATCGAAGGCGACCTCCTCGCCCAGACCGTCCTCAAGTACGCCGCCGCCCTTGATGCGGGAGCGGAAGAGCAGAGGACGTCCACCGAGTGGCTGCACGCCCTCACTCAGCTCTACACCGGCGACGACTTCCGCCCCCTCCCCAAGGGCTGGCCGACAACGGGCAAGGTCTTCTCCGACCGGCTCAAGCGGCTTCAGCCCACCTTGGCCGCGCGGGGCGTCCTGGTCGACTGGGGCCGCACCAAAACCGCCCGCTACATCGAGATGACCCGCCCCGCCTCGACGTCGCCCGACGTCCAGCAGGCCGCTTTCTAA
- a CDS encoding GTPase has translation MTALTDRTDDRWDDGLIARSRPRVADDDWPATGEEESEEALVRAVSGAGSDGGKAPAPPLSPEAQALRVRLDALRQLIGLSRTRILDGKTLAEAGRVLDEAAARRGLSAQHTVVAIAGATGSGKSTLFNSLAGVQISETGLRRPTTAAPIACSWSDGAAGLLDRLEIPGRLRRRPRETSEAEALRGMVLVDLPDLDSAVGAHREHVDRVLALVDAVVWVVDPEKYADAVLHERYLRPLAGHAEVTFVVLNQVDRLTAEAADLVLDDLRRLLDDDGIALGEHDEPGATVLGISALTGEGVGELREMLGQFTQEKGAATRRISADVDRAAARLRPLYVADGHAGPEIGETARAEFEDRLAEAVGAYAAGLAAERAWRRNAGKACGTPWLRLWRWYESRRAPRSLAGLAALAAIGRSQTAAELPIEEEVTARQRVEQAVRTVADEAVRGLPDPWAQAVRETAVRGAERLPEALDEIAVTLGAAIAVPSARPPRPSWWPAAVLVQAAMTLLQIYGGLWLVGQIAGVLEPSLMPPVLLMLAGIVGGPLVEWACSIGARGPARRYGQDAERRLRQAAAGCGRARVLEPVAAELLRYREVREQYATVAKLSTSRH, from the coding sequence GTGACCGCCCTGACCGACCGGACCGACGATCGCTGGGACGACGGACTCATCGCGCGCTCGCGCCCCCGGGTCGCCGACGACGACTGGCCCGCGACCGGCGAGGAGGAGAGTGAAGAAGCACTCGTACGGGCGGTCTCCGGCGCCGGAAGCGACGGCGGCAAGGCCCCCGCGCCCCCGCTCAGCCCCGAGGCGCAGGCACTGCGCGTCCGCCTCGACGCGCTGCGCCAGCTCATCGGGCTCTCCCGCACCCGGATCCTCGACGGCAAGACCCTCGCCGAAGCCGGCCGGGTCCTGGACGAGGCGGCGGCCCGCCGCGGACTCTCGGCACAGCACACGGTCGTCGCCATCGCCGGAGCCACCGGAAGCGGCAAGTCCACGCTCTTCAATTCACTCGCCGGAGTGCAGATCTCCGAAACCGGGCTCCGCAGGCCGACCACCGCCGCACCCATCGCCTGCAGCTGGTCCGACGGCGCCGCGGGACTGCTCGACCGGCTGGAGATCCCCGGACGGCTGCGCCGCCGGCCCCGCGAGACCTCCGAGGCCGAGGCGCTGCGCGGAATGGTCCTCGTGGACCTCCCCGACCTGGACTCGGCGGTCGGCGCGCACCGCGAACACGTGGACCGGGTACTGGCCCTCGTCGACGCCGTGGTGTGGGTGGTCGACCCGGAGAAGTACGCGGACGCCGTCCTGCACGAGCGCTACCTGCGCCCGCTGGCCGGGCACGCCGAGGTGACCTTCGTCGTGCTGAACCAGGTGGACCGGCTGACCGCGGAAGCCGCCGACCTCGTCCTGGACGACCTGCGCCGACTGCTCGACGACGACGGGATCGCCCTCGGAGAGCACGACGAACCCGGAGCCACCGTCCTCGGGATTTCCGCCCTTACGGGTGAAGGCGTCGGGGAACTGCGCGAGATGCTCGGACAGTTCACGCAGGAGAAGGGCGCCGCCACCCGCCGCATCTCGGCCGATGTGGACCGGGCCGCCGCCCGGCTGCGCCCGCTCTACGTCGCCGACGGCCACGCCGGGCCGGAGATCGGCGAGACGGCGCGCGCCGAGTTCGAGGACCGGCTCGCCGAGGCGGTCGGCGCGTACGCGGCCGGGCTCGCCGCCGAGCGCGCCTGGCGCCGCAATGCCGGCAAGGCCTGCGGAACCCCGTGGCTGCGCCTGTGGCGGTGGTACGAGAGCCGGCGCGCCCCACGCTCACTGGCCGGGCTCGCCGCCCTGGCGGCCATCGGGCGCTCCCAGACGGCCGCAGAGTTGCCGATCGAGGAGGAGGTGACGGCCCGCCAGCGCGTGGAACAGGCCGTACGGACCGTCGCCGACGAGGCGGTCCGCGGTCTGCCCGACCCGTGGGCGCAGGCCGTACGGGAGACGGCGGTCCGCGGCGCCGAACGGCTCCCGGAGGCGCTGGACGAGATCGCGGTGACCCTCGGCGCGGCGATCGCGGTGCCCAGCGCCAGGCCGCCGAGGCCCTCGTGGTGGCCGGCGGCGGTGCTGGTGCAGGCGGCCATGACCCTGCTCCAGATCTACGGCGGACTGTGGCTGGTCGGGCAGATCGCCGGGGTCCTGGAGCCGAGCCTGATGCCGCCGGTGCTGCTGATGCTGGCGGGCATCGTCGGCGGGCCGCTGGTGGAGTGGGCCTGCTCGATCGGGGCCCGGGGCCCGGCGAGGCGGTACGGGCAGGACGCGGAGCGCCGGCTGCGGCAGGCCGCGGCAGGCTGCGGGCGGGCCCGGGTGCTGGAGCCGGTGGCGGCGGAACTGCTGCGCTACCGGGAGGTGCGCGAGCAGTACGCGACGGTGGCGAAGTTGTCCACAAGTCGTCACTGA
- a CDS encoding helix-turn-helix transcriptional regulator encodes MPAHSDPRALLRGGLPDRYLTPDDIAALFDVPLETVYQWRKKRTGPPGFRVGKHVRYDPIAVHGWIAEQMQADISVAA; translated from the coding sequence ATGCCCGCCCACAGCGACCCCCGCGCCCTCTTGCGCGGCGGACTCCCCGACCGATACCTCACCCCCGACGACATCGCAGCCCTGTTCGACGTCCCACTGGAGACCGTCTACCAGTGGCGCAAGAAGCGCACCGGCCCGCCCGGGTTCCGCGTCGGCAAGCACGTCCGCTACGACCCGATCGCCGTACACGGCTGGATCGCAGAGCAGATGCAGGCGGACATCAGCGTCGCAGCCTGA
- a CDS encoding bifunctional DNA primase/polymerase, with protein MTHPTDFPRDPNRAALPPNLRTALWLAELGIPVLPLREGKLPVGNCPACTKSACGDRPHMLAAGPCQCAAPCHGWAAATTDPAVLTSPAWARSWRQAGAVAYHPGGARLTVVDLDNADAVAWARQSLPATKVVPTTRGEHWIYRGAMQSSNHVRRGVDIKSLMSYVVWRGPGTGPITALPDLVRALAVREAPASRLAPLTVTVPTEAGGECRHRSPVYLERGIAMAEQSIAGAQEAIHTSVYRVFLAVLSRHGRCGCLTEGHVKRLFTAAHDKGESARHCEAAWSNARTALGM; from the coding sequence ATGACCCACCCGACCGACTTCCCGCGAGACCCCAACCGAGCGGCCTTGCCGCCCAACCTGCGTACCGCGCTCTGGCTCGCCGAACTCGGCATCCCCGTCCTGCCCCTGCGGGAGGGCAAGCTCCCCGTCGGGAACTGCCCGGCCTGCACCAAGTCGGCGTGCGGGGACCGCCCCCACATGCTGGCGGCCGGACCCTGCCAGTGCGCGGCCCCGTGCCACGGCTGGGCTGCCGCCACCACCGACCCGGCCGTGCTCACCTCCCCGGCATGGGCCCGCTCCTGGCGCCAGGCCGGAGCGGTTGCCTACCACCCCGGCGGCGCTCGCCTCACCGTCGTGGACCTCGACAACGCGGACGCGGTCGCTTGGGCCCGCCAGAGCCTCCCCGCGACCAAGGTCGTGCCGACCACTAGGGGTGAGCACTGGATCTACCGGGGCGCCATGCAGTCCTCCAACCACGTCCGGCGCGGCGTCGACATCAAGTCCCTCATGTCCTACGTCGTGTGGCGCGGCCCCGGCACCGGCCCGATTACGGCCCTGCCGGACCTCGTCCGGGCGCTGGCCGTCAGGGAGGCACCGGCCTCCCGCCTCGCCCCGCTCACCGTCACCGTGCCCACGGAGGCCGGGGGCGAGTGCCGGCACCGGAGCCCGGTCTACCTGGAGCGCGGTATCGCCATGGCGGAGCAGTCCATCGCCGGGGCGCAGGAAGCGATCCACACGAGCGTCTACCGGGTGTTCCTCGCGGTCCTGTCCAGGCACGGCCGGTGCGGCTGCCTCACCGAGGGCCACGTGAAGCGGCTGTTCACCGCCGCCCACGACAAGGGCGAGTCGGCTCGGCACTGCGAGGCCGCCTGGTCCAACGCCCGCACCGCATTGGGGATGTGA